The genomic stretch TGGGGCTATGTGCATGCCCTGGGAACATTTGGAagtgtttggagacatttttggttgttaccgcaggaaggggagggtgttcctggcatctggtgggtggagGCCAGTGATGCTGCTcaacaccctacaatgcacaggacggtCCCACCACAAAGAATGATCCAGCGCCAAACGCCAGCAGTGTTGAGGGTGCATAACCCTGGATGGGAAGGGCATACACACCGAACCGGGAAGAGGAGGTCTcaccagggaggaggctggaagCAGGGAGAGTGAGAAGCTCTCATAGTCACACTTCAGTGTTGTCTTTTACGAGACTGTGTTTCTGTCCCTCTCGTTAAATTAAAAAGGCATGTGATGAAGACGAGTCACTTAACTTCATTTCAAAATCCACCAAgcgacttctctggtggtcctgtggttaagactccgcacttccagtgcaggggggcacgggttcaatccctggtcagggaactaagatcccgcatgccacgtggcgtggccaaaaaacaacaacaacaacaacaaaatccaccAAAACTCAGGCACAAAATGAGTGGCCAGGTTATAGGGAAACCGAGAGGCTGAAAGGACATGAAGTCTGTAACTAAGGGCCAGGTAAGTGTTATTACTGATGTTATGGCAGTTGCTACAAATGAGTTACAACTGTCTGGGTGCAAATCTACAACTTATGAGTCCAGAGGCTCAGTTCAATTGTTTTGTGGCGGAGAAAGTGTTGCCTATTTCCCATCAggatagagaaggaaaaaacagacaaaggcaAACTTCACACTGTGTACGGGCAGGTTAGGCCCTCTTGGGCCTTTGGAGCTCCAGGCCGGTGTGGGGTGAGGAGGCCCGCCCTGCTCTCTGCCAGTGGTGCGGAGACTGTACCTGAGACTTCTCCACCGAGGCCGTGTGCTTGTCGCACATGGGGCTGATCTCCATGCCACGTTCGCGTTCACGGTCGCCCTGCTGGAAGAACTCGGCCATGATGCGGTCGGTCCACTGGCGGTACAGCTCCAGCGGCTTGGTGGGGTTGCTGAGATCTGCACAGTGCACCATGTTCCGTAGGACCTGTATGGGGTGGGGGACCTTCAGAGGCCGTGTCCCCCTCCTAGTCTGAGGCCTCAGGCTTCCTTACTTCCCCTTTGGAAGGAGAGTAGGGGAGAAGGGGTAGCGGGGAGATGGAGAAAGGTAGAAGAGGTGAGGGAAGAGGGTCGATGagtgggggagagaaggggagagatgaGACGAGGTTGATGAGcaaagggcagagggagggaagggaaaagaggcGGTGGGGAGACAGGGGTGTGGGGGACATGGAAACGGGTtgatgaggaaagggaagagggaactGGAGGAGATGGCGGGAGATGGGATGGAGAGGTGGGAGTTGGAAAGGGTTagatgggagaggagagaaaaagagacggGAAGATGGGCAACCTGGGAgctggagcagagggaagggcagcAACCCAGACctaaggggggaggggagggtccaaTCTCGCTATAcggtgtggggaggggggcacctGGATGCGGTCGGCATAGTTATCCAGCAAGAGCACCCCCGAGCTGGTCACTTTCTTGGTCTCCACCATGGTCTTCAGGTCAGCCAGGAGGGTCATGTGCTTGGACATGTCCGTGGCCAGCACCTGTGGGCAAGAAGTTGTCACAGGGGCCGTCGAAGCCTGGCCGCCCGCTGTACTGACCTGGGCAGAGCCTCTGGAGTTTTCACTCCGCCCAATCAGCCGCCACGACCCACTCCCAAAGGACGTCTCCCCCACTAGGGGCCCTTCTATCCCAGACTCAGACCTGGCCCTCCCCAATGCCCCCTTGCCCCAAAGGTGACCATTCCCGCTCTGTCCCCGCCCCTCGCCCCGCCCACCATGTCGATGACCATCTTGCGCAGGCTTTGCCGCTGGCGCTTGCTGAGGTTCTGGAAAATGTCGCAGTTGTCTtcctgcagcagcttgaagccCACGGCCAGGTGGTGATTCTCCAGCACCGACTCGTCATTGTACATGAGCGCCAGTTCAGAATCTGTAGCCCAGGCAGGGTCGGGCagtcaggggaggggaggacccACCCAGGGCGCGTCCCAGCTAAGAGGGGAACCGCAGGCCCCGCCTCCAGCCCAGCAAGCCCCGCCCCCGTGGCGGGCCACTCACTGGTGTTGATGAGGAACTGGTTGGAGACGCCAGGGTGGTCCACATCATGGATGGAAGCTGCGAAGAGGGCGGCGAGAATCTCCAGGTCCGTGAACAcggcctgggggcagagggagacgGGTTAGAAAGATGGGGAGTCAGAGAGACTGgatgagagagagatggggagtcAAGAAAgatggggagggcttccctggtggcgcagtggttaagaatccgcctgccaatgcaggggacacgggttcgagccctggtccgggaagatcccacatgccgcagagcaactaagcccttgcgccacaactactgagcctgcgctctagagcccgtgtgccacaactactgaagcctgtgcgcctagagcccatgctccacgaaagaagccaccgcaatgagaagcccgcgcaccgcaacgaagggtagcccccgctcgccgcaactagagagagcccacacgcagcaacgaagacccaacgcagccaaaaataaataaataaatttaaaaaaaaaaaaaaaaagaaagatggggaGTCAGGAGAGAGAGGAACGGGGTCAGAGAGAGACGGACGTCAGAGACTCAGGGTCAGAGAGATAAACAGAAGGTTGGAGATGGATAGTGTGGGGGGCAGCTGGGGAGACATGGGGGCCAGGCGATGCTCACATCCAGCGCAGGTGTGGCCAGCAGCACGTGGGTGGACTGCAGCACGTCAGCCGCGTGCAGGCTGTTGTGGTAGGCCACATCGGGGTGGTAGTGGTCCTCCAGGGTCAGCATGTATGTCACCATCGTGTCCACCGGGATGCGGAACTTTTTCAGCAGGTCCCGCTCCTGAGGGCAAGAGTAGGGGGCGGTGACCCCCACACCGGCCCTccgctccccgccccgccccctcccttgCATCCAGCCCCACTCAGCCCGCCCTACCTGGAATATCGTGTACATGATGCAGCTGAGGGAACGGCCCCCTGCATAGTCCGACACGCAAAAGATGTTCAGGCCCCACTTGTTCAGATTTTCCAATTCCTGGTGGAGATGGAGGCCAGAGGTCAGGAGCCCCCAAGGCCCAGGGCCCTCTAGACTCTTTTCTAGGAGTTCAGAACCCTGGTCTGAATAGTGGCACCATTATCGCTCACCCAGTAGGTGGCATGCTCAGCAGTATAGAATTTACTGCCCAGGTCCTACTGGGCCAGAAAATAACAAAGCAACCCCAGAGTCTACTGAGTGTGTATTATCCACCAAGCACTGCACTAAGCGCTTGATTTCACATAGCAGGTGACGGAACCAAAACTCAGAGCAGCGACATGACTTACCCGAGACCCTGCATCTCACAAGTGGCAAAGCTAGGATGTGAACCGAGCGTGGCTGACCCCAAAGCACAGCTCAGCCTCAGTTAAACTGCTCTTGAGCGCTGAGAGGAAAGGAACATGGGCTAATTTTCCATGTCTCCCCAGAATTCAGAACAGCACcaccacatagtaggtgctcaataaacactgaaTGACTGAATCTAGCCCTGGCCAGTACTGGCACGCAGAGGGTTACAATAAATGTCAGCTGAGGGAGCCACTGAGCTTGCATCAAGTCCACTGTACAAATCAATGTGGGAGCCCCTTGGCTTAAGATTTCATGGAAAAGCCAGGAGGCAAATCCGGGTCTGGTCTGTAGTGGATGTTGTTTGGGTTCTGCCCAGATTCCCTTCACTGGTCAATGCACCCATCACCCAGCTGCTGGGGCTGTTGCTTACAAAGACTCACAGCTGCCCCTTGTCAAAAATCTGCTCTTCCCCCACAGGAGCTATGTGAAGGGGGTGATGCCATCCACCCTGGGGACAGCCCCCAGCCCATGACTGACACAAGGGTATAAAATGCCAGCACACTTGCCTCAAGGTGGGCTCAACTCAGTGCTGTTGTTCATACTCCAGAGCCCCCTGTGGACACCAGCTGAGACCACTCCCTCTCTCCTGAGAGTCTCATAAAGCAGGTACACCCGAATACTCATCTCAGGCTGATCCAAAGCCCAGTCCTTCTTTGGGCCCCAGGAGAACCCTGCccctctccagcccagccccCGCTGAGGCCCCACCCACTTGGGCCAGGAGTTCCTCTTGATCGGTCTTCACCCCAAAGCGGGGGATGCTGGAATCGTTCAGGCTGCTGCTATGCATCAGCTTCTTCACCCCGGTGATCTGAGACATCGGCTGGAACTGTGGCCCAGGCGGCGGAGGCTGCTGGGAAGGTCTCTGCCGTGGCACTTGCTGTTTTTCTCGATCCTTCATTGCGGGTGATGGGATCTCCACTTCATTCTGCTTGTCTGCAGAAGATAGAGGAGAAGCCAGCATGAGAACCTCACAGAGGCTCCCTCATCTGGCTCTCAGAACCCCCCTCAACTCCTCAAGCCCTGGGAAGTCTCACCCAGGAGGGCAGACCTATTCCGGGTGTCATGCTGTTGGTTACTTATGGACTGGAAACCAGAGAGGAGGTAGGAACTCTTCTGGGAGGTGGTGGGCTGGAGTGGGGACCCTGGGGCCAGCCCAGAGCTATGGGGTAGCCCCAGTCCAATCACCAAGTTTGGCATGGGGGTGGCGTGGGAAGTCAGGAAGCAGGGTGGGGATGCTAGAGAGAGCCACCGCCTGCCTCGGATAGGCAGGGAACCTTATCCAGCAGGCAGGGAAGACACCCCCATGGTGACCCAGAGGCGGGTGGAGGTGGACAGCGCTGGGAGGCGGGAGGGAAGGGTGGTCTCTGGCTCCatggacccccacccccaccccctggacACCAGCCTGCCTGGGGGCCAGCCCCAGAAGCCCCTTTCCTGAGCTCTTTAGGGTTTCCAGAGCCCAGCCAGGGCCACTCATTGTGACCTGGGGCCCGCCAGTCAATGACAGGGCCTAAGAGAGCTCATTTGCATGCCGTGCTCTTATTGGCTGGATCTCAGGCACACCACACCCCCATTGGCGGGAGTGTTTGAAACTCTGAAACCTTCTTTCCAGCTTGGTGGGGGGGTACCCTGAATTCCGGGACCTTTGGTGATAAATTCTGAGGGTGAAATTATCCTGAGTTTGTGGGGGATATCCTCAGCTAGGTCTCTTGGGTTCAGGATGAGGTTAGGATGAGTTGGAGATCCCCATGAGCTTGAGGGTTCCAATGAATTTGGGGTATTCTACTGTCTTCAGGGTTCCACTGAGTTAGGAAATTCTCCTAAGTTTGGGGAATCACTTACAGGTTCTTAAGCGGGAGAATCCTATTAAATTTGGGTATCTAAAGTTTGGGGGGGTCTACTGAATTTGGGGGAGTCATACCAAGTTTGGGGATTCTACTGAATTTGGGAGACTTTTCAGCTTGGTGGAAAGGTTTAGGGGTCTTTTATAGGCTCT from Balaenoptera musculus isolate JJ_BM4_2016_0621 chromosome 3, mBalMus1.pri.v3, whole genome shotgun sequence encodes the following:
- the PDE4A gene encoding cAMP-specific 3',5'-cyclic phosphodiesterase 4A isoform X5, giving the protein MPLVDFFCETCSKPWLVGWWDQFKRMLNRELTHLSEMSRSGNQVSEYISTTFLDKQNEVEIPSPAMKDREKQQVPRQRPSQQPPPPGPQFQPMSQITGVKKLMHSSSLNDSSIPRFGVKTDQEELLAQELENLNKWGLNIFCVSDYAGGRSLSCIMYTIFQERDLLKKFRIPVDTMVTYMLTLEDHYHPDVAYHNSLHAADVLQSTHVLLATPALDAVFTDLEILAALFAASIHDVDHPGVSNQFLINTNSELALMYNDESVLENHHLAVGFKLLQEDNCDIFQNLSKRQRQSLRKMVIDMVLATDMSKHMTLLADLKTMVETKKVTSSGVLLLDNYADRIQVLRNMVHCADLSNPTKPLELYRQWTDRIMAEFFQQGDRERERGMEISPMCDKHTASVEKSQVGFIDYIVHPLWETWADLVHPDAQEILDTLEDNRDWYYSAIRQSPSPPPEEEPGGPGHPPPLDKFQFELTLEEEEEEEVSTAPGATEVQELSTAQDVFPAEEPLEINGQDQSTEVEVEEMYLTQQADSADSVAEGQDASTPPDASVRCSSPPALSPESLPLPVLRTPPPPEEDPGLLGLPSTAAEVGAQKEDQAAKRACCACTGPSGEDPSTLPAPGGWGSAGGPT